From Candidatus Hydrogenedentota bacterium:
GTATGTTCAGCGCTTGTCAAACCCGATTTGCTTCCAATATAGGGCAAATGACGGGGTTGACCCTCAGTGATGAAGAGAAGATCACGCAGGTTCTTGAAGATGTGCAGCGCGGCATGGAAAATCGACGGGTCTATCAGGTTCTTGCCCATGTGTCGAGAGCCTATCGTGACCGCAGCAACCGCGACTATAATGAACTGAGTAAAGATTTAAATTTTTTAATGCGCAACTATCGCAACATACGTGTTACCCGCGCCACACCAAGAATTCAAGTGCAGGGCAATCGCGCAACTGTTATTGATACCTTCGGTACCAATGCGGATGCCGTAGACGCGCACACCAATCCCCCCGTAAGCCTACAGGGGCAGGTAGTCATTCTCATGGAGCGTTATAAAGACACGTGGCAAATTTTGGAGTGGGGCCCTATCAGCTGATTGGAGAGCCCGCGCAATACTGTAAAGACGAATCCGACAACGGCAAAATAAATTTACCAATCCTGTTGACAACAACTTTTATTTATTCGGAGTATACATTTACCCATGGCAAGACCCAGAAAAAAAGGCGTTTCCCAAAGCAGTTTGCTGATTCCTGAAGAACCAAAAACTGAATGGCAAAAGTTATTAGTACATCTGCGCGCAAACATTAAATATTATGGTGCGGCACTTGTATTTATTTTAATTTGTGCCGCAGTGGCAGCCTTGATCCAGATCAATAGTGTCGTGAAGGATCAACACGTTATGACTGCTTACGCCGCTGCGATGCAAGAGGAAGAATTGCCCCTACGCCTTGAAAAGCTTGATGATATTGATCTTAATCATGCAGGTCGTTGGGCAGCTGAGATCCTTTATATGAAAGGCGAGACCGCCTTGGAAACAAATAATTGGGATCTTGCCGGTACGGCACTCGAAGAGGTGTACACGGAATACAAGGGGAATGAGTTTGCAGCCCAAGCCGCCGACGGACTTGCTTTCCTTGCGCTCGAACAAAATCGTTTGGACGATGCCCTCACCTATTATCAAGACATGGTCAGCCAATGGCCGGATGATTTCACAGCACGCCGCGCTTATTTCAAGATGGGCGAGCTCCTCGAGAAGATGGACAGAACAGAAGAAGCCGTGACGATGTACCGTAAACAAACGGCTGTTTTCCCCGAGTCAAGCGTCGCCCAAAAATCGGAGGCGGCTTTGGAACGGCTCAGAACCAGTCATCCCGATTTCTTCGCTGATGAAGAGATCCCAGACACCGCCGACGCCGGCGAGGTGAGCCTCGTATCAGACAGTCCGCAAACGGCCGTGCTGAGCGTTGAGACCGAGCTGCCTGAAATGCAATAAGTTTCGCGTGAAGCATAGACCAAAGACCCGCTCCCCTATACTGCCGCCACCTGCGCGGCAGGAGAAGCCCGATGGTGACGCGAAAGCAAGAACATAGACACCGCGGTTTCGGTATCTTGCGTTTGGCAACACAGGCGCGTCGTGCCGCATCCATTGTGATAAGCCGCAGCTTACAAAGGCCGCCCAAATATCTGCCCGTGCTTTTGCTCTTTGTCACGGAACGGTGTAATTTGCGCTGTCGCATGTGCGGCTTAGAGGAGCGGCGCCGGCTCAACACCACAGCGGGCGAACTTACCACCCAAGAGTATAAGGAGCTCTTGGTGTCAGCGGCCCGGCTCGGAACCTCCTTCGTCTCTATCAGCGGTGGAGAGGCCTTGTTGCGCAATGACATCGCCGATATTATCCGCTATGCCGATGAAATGGGTATGGCACCTCACCTATGCACCAACGGGCTGCTCCTTACGGAAGAACGGATCATCACACTGCGCGACGCGGGGGTTGCCGCAATTTCAATTTCTATGGATAGCAATGAAGCGGCCCTTCATGATTTGTTGCGCGGTGAAAATAATTTTCGTAAAACCGAAGAAGCGCTGCGCTTGCTACGCCGCACGGCGCCCCACATCCAAGTGGGCATCAACTATCTGATTACCCGTCAAAATTTTCGACACCTTGATCAGATGGTTGACTATGCCGAAGGGCTCGGTGTACATCAGC
This genomic window contains:
- a CDS encoding tetratricopeptide repeat protein is translated as MARPRKKGVSQSSLLIPEEPKTEWQKLLVHLRANIKYYGAALVFILICAAVAALIQINSVVKDQHVMTAYAAAMQEEELPLRLEKLDDIDLNHAGRWAAEILYMKGETALETNNWDLAGTALEEVYTEYKGNEFAAQAADGLAFLALEQNRLDDALTYYQDMVSQWPDDFTARRAYFKMGELLEKMDRTEEAVTMYRKQTAVFPESSVAQKSEAALERLRTSHPDFFADEEIPDTADAGEVSLVSDSPQTAVLSVETELPEMQ
- a CDS encoding radical SAM protein encodes the protein MVTRKQEHRHRGFGILRLATQARRAASIVISRSLQRPPKYLPVLLLFVTERCNLRCRMCGLEERRRLNTTAGELTTQEYKELLVSAARLGTSFVSISGGEALLRNDIADIIRYADEMGMAPHLCTNGLLLTEERIITLRDAGVAAISISMDSNEAALHDLLRGENNFRKTEEALRLLRRTAPHIQVGINYLITRQNFRHLDQMVDYAEGLGVHQLKFSPIHTNLLHREKPQESFQELLFREEDLPELEEALNRLKVRCKSTRLITTSAAFHDGIVPFFRNREHFRCYAGYAVCAIGPQGQVAPCCDMDSRFSVKDRPLHEIWRDSNFHKLRLQVHQCSVPCWDTTNTELSLRLHPPSALRNIRAFWKDFRFYTGRRALESDNTKEE